A window of Streptomyces profundus genomic DNA:
GCACGGCTCGCGCCGCCACCGGACCCGCCATCGGGAGAGGTACCGGCGGTGGTGTACGTGGCGGCAGCGGCGTTCGCCGAACCGGCGGGGTCGACGACACCGGCTCCGCCGGGCGCGGCGGGGCCGGCGGGGGCGGCGGACACATCCGCGTCAGCGGCGCCCGTACGGCTCGCGCCGCCACCCGACCCGCCATCGGGAGAGGTACCGGCGGTGGTGTGCGTGGCGCCTGCGGCGACAGCGGCGTTCGCCGAACCGGCGGGGTCGACGACATCGGCTCCGCCGGGCGCGGCGGGGCCGGGCTCGGCTTCGGCGGGGGCGGCGTTCGCCGAACCGGCGGGGGCAACTTCGGAGTCCACACCGGCAGCCGGTGCGGAAGCGGCGGCAACGACGCTGCCAGGGCTCGTGCCGACCCCCGGCTCGCCGTCGGGGGTGTGCGTGGTGCCTGCGGCAGAACCGCCGAGGGCAGCCTCGACAACACCCGCTGCGGGCACCTCATCCGCAGCGACGCCGCTGGCGCGGCCCGCGCCGGCGCCCGGCGCGTCGGCCGAACCGTTCGCCGCCCCCGCAGCGGCCTTGCCTGCGGCGACAGCGGCGTTCGCCGACCCGGCGGGGTCGAAGACACCGGCTCCGCCGGGGGCGCCGGGGGCGACGGCTTCGGCGGATGGGTTCGGGGGGTTCGCGGCGGAACCGCCGATGGCGCCCCCGGCGACACCCGTAGCGGCAGCCTCATCCACAACGACACCACTCGCCGAACCGGCGGAGCCATCGGCGGAGCCGGACAACGAACCAGCGCCGCCGCCCGGCGCGCCCGGCGCGCCGGCCGAACCGCCGCCGGCCGAACCGGCGGAGCCGTCCGCGGCCTCGCCCCGCACAGCCGCCGAACCAGCGGAACCCACCGTCGCAGCCGCGCCGCCGGCAGGGCCGGCGCCGGCGGGGTGGTGGGTGGCCGAACCGGCGGAGCCGTGGGCGGAGCCGTCTGTGGGGGTCATGCGCCGACCAGCTCTCGGTAGGTGGGGGAACGGTGGAAGAGGTGGGCGTGTTCGGCCGTGACCCAGGTGCCGTCGAGGCGGGCGGCCACGGTGTCGCAGGTGGCGAGGAGGGCGGGGCTGGTGGTGACGAGGAGGACGGCGCGGTCGTCGATGCCCCGCAGGCCGTGGGCGATATGGGATTCGGTGACGGCGTCCAGCGCGGTCGTCGGGTCCTGGAGCACCAGCAGGGGTGGTGAGGAGTGCAGGGCACGCGCCAGCAGGATGCGTTGTCGCTGGCCCCCGGAGAGCGTTCCGCCGCCGGAGGCGAGCAGTTCGGCATAGCCGGCGGGCAGGAGCCGTGCCACTTCGTCCAGCGCCGCGATCCGCAGGGCCTCGTCGTTCAGTGGCGCGTCCAGGATCACGTTGTCGCTCAACGTGTCGGTGAGCACCCGGGTCGTGCCGCCCTGCACATGGAGGCTGACGCGGGCCTCGTCGGGGCTGAGGGTCGCCAGGTCGCGGCCCTCGACGGTGATCCGTCCGGGGTCCACGGGGACGCGTCGCGCCAGGGTCTCGACCAGGGCGACGGCCTCGGCCTGGTCGTCGAAGACGAGGCCGACGCGCTGCCCGGCCCGCGCCGTGACGGCGGGCCAACGGCCCTGGGGGCGGGCGGAGATGGCGAGAGTGCCGGCGGTCAGTTCCGCGCCGGCCGCCCGGGCCGCGGAGGTCCTGACGGCCGGCGGGGTGGCGAGCAGGTCGGCCACCCGCCGTGCGGAGGCGCGCTGTTGGGCCACGTCGAGGCCGAAGGTCCCGAGCCGCGCCATGGGTTCCTGGATGAACTGGGCGAGTCCGACGACCGCGACCAGTTGGCCGACGTTGATCTCGCCGTCCAGCGCGCGCAGTCCTGAGACCAGCGCGATCAGCGAGGTGAGCAGGGCGGAGAAGACGACGCTCACGCCGTAGAAGCCCGCCTTGGAGCGGATCGCGCGGACGGCGGCCTCCAGGGAGTGACGGCTGGCCGTGCGGTAGCGGGCGGCGGCCTCGTCCTCGGCACCGATGCCCTTGATGACGCGGACGCCGGAGACGAACTCGGTGGCGAGCCCGTAGGCGGTGGCCGAGGCGGCCTGTTCGGCGCCGCTGCGGCGTTCCAGGGGGCGGGAGATCAGGTGCATCAGGACCAGGGAGACGGGGGTGGCGATCAGCACGATCAGGCCGAGGGCGGGCGAGATGTACAGCAGGGCCACGGTGCTGACGGTGAGGGCCACCAGCACCGAGACCAACTCGCTGACGGACCAGGCGAGTCGGGCCACCCGGCCGGTGTCGGACGTGGCGATGGCGGTCGCGGCGCCGGGGGCGCGGCGGACGGCGGAGCCGTGCGGGTCGAGCACCCGGTCCACGACGCGTTGCCGCACCGCGTGCGCGCCGTAGAGGCTGTTTCTGGTGAGGCAGGTGAAGCCGAAGCGCCAGGAGACGGTGAGGCCGACGAAGAGCAGGGCGAGCAGCAGGAGATCACGGAGGAAGGCGCCGGTGTCGCCGGCGACGATGCCGGACTCGATGGCCCAGCCGATGGCGACCGGGACGAGGGCCTCCCCGAACTGGTGGCCGCTGAGCCCGACCGTGCCGCCGAGGACGAGGAGCACGCGTCGGTCGCGGACCAGCGCCAGCCGGAAGACCTCGCCGAAGGTCATGGGGGCTGGCGGCAACGATGGCAACGCTTCAGACATTGCACTAAGGTAAGCCTTCCCTTACCCATGCTCAATGGAGCTACCTGCCACGCCATGTCGCTTACCAGCAACGCCGCTCACCGTGCTCCACCGTTCCGGATCGCCACCACCCATCTCAGGCTCGACCACCCGGGAGTCTGGGCCGCGCACCACCACGGCTGCCACGAGCTGCTGTGGGGCACCGAGGGCACCCTCAGCGTGGAGACGGACGACGGACTGTTCGTGGCGCCGGCGACCCTCGGCCTGTGGATACCGGCGGGCGTCGTGCACGCGGTCAGGTCCTCAAGCCACACCGGCTTCTACTGCACCTACCTCACCGCCCCGGCCGGTGCCGCGACCGCTCTCGATCCCCAACTCACCCTGGGCACACGGGCGGTGGACGTCAGCCCGTTGATGCGGGAGATCCTGCTCCACCTGCGCGACGCCCCGACCGGGCCTTCCGTCCGCAGGGCGGCGGAGGACCTGTTCCTCGGCCTGGTCGCCCCGGTGGCCGCGCACGACATCTCGCTGCCGATGCCGAGCGACGAGCGGTTGGTCGCCATCTGCCAGCGCCTGCTGGACGATCCGGCGGACTCCCGCTCCCTGGGGGACTGGGGGCGCGCGGTCGGCGGCAGCGCGCGCAACCTGTCCCGGCTCTTCGTCCGCGAGGCCGGGATGACATTCGAGCAGTGGCGCATCCAGGCCCGTATCCGGGTGGCGATCGCGCTGCTCACCGCCGGCACCCCGGTCGGCTCCGTCGCCCGCGCCGTGGGCTACACCACGGCGAGCTCCTTCGTGCAGTCGTTTCGCCGCGTGTTGGGACACACGCCAGGACGCTACCTGCGATCGACCGGCGCCCCACGGTCGGGCCCCGCGCTCCCGGCCGGTCCGGGAACGGCCGGCGGACAACACCATCGCCCCGCTGACAACGCGTCGAACCACCGAAGGGAACCCGCCGCGCACTCACCCTAGGCGGCGGCTGTTCCGCCGCGCCGGGGACATGACCGGTGGGCGGGGCCCGTTCGCCTCCCGCGCGGACAACAACCGGCGGAACCAGCCGCCGTTCGTCGAGAACGAAGCCATCCACCCCCATGACGGGGAAATGCCCTTCGGGTCGCCCAGCGGCCGGCATTCCTCGAAGTCGTCGAGAAGGAGTTGTTGGGCTGATGCCTCTCACCATCCACCGCGCCCAGGTCACCGCCGTGCGCCGCCTGACCCCCGGCATGGTCCGGATCACCCTGGGCGGCCCCGATCTGGCCGAGTACCCGACCACCGGCGTGGGCGACGAGTACGTCCGGCTGTTCTTCCCCGCCGACGGCGAGCACGAGCCGGAGCTGCCGACGCCGACCGAACGCGGCGGCTGGAGCTGGGACGAGGACCAGCGGCCGGCGACCATGCGGACGTACACCATCCGCGCCGTCGACGCCGAGGCCCGCACCGTCGACATCGACTTCGTGGTGCACGACGGCGGGGTCGCCGCCGCCTGGGCGCTGGCGGCGACCGAGGGCGATGTCGTCGGCCTCACCTCCCCCACCGGCCTCTACGAGGCGCCGGCCGAGGCCCGTTGGCAGATCCTGATCGCCGACGCGGCCGGGCTGCCGGCCGCCGCCAGGATCGCCGAGACCACCCGCGCCGACCTGCCCACCCGCGCCATCCTCGAAGTGATCGACCCCACCCACCGGCAGGACATCACCAGCCGGGGCAAGCTCGACATCGACTGGATCTACGCCGGCAACGGGCACACCCCATCCCGCCTCGACCAGATCGTGCGCGACCTCGAACTCCCCGAAGGGCCCGGCTATCTGTGGTTCGCCGGCGAGACCGGCGTGATGCGGGCCATCCGCAAGAACCTCCGCCGCGAGCGGCAGCTGCCCAACGGCACCTACACCACCGTCGGTTACTGGACCCATCGCGCCGAGGAGCTGCGCCAACGCTGGGAGGGCCTTGACGAGGAGACCCGCACCCGCCTCTACCAGATGTGGGACGACGACACCAGGGACATCGAGGAGATCACCGACGACTACCACGCGCAGTTGGAGAGCCTCGGCCTGTGAGCCGGCCCTTCCCGACGGCCCCGCCCCCCGCCGATCACCCCGGTACCGCGTCAGCCGGCGGGGGCGCTCACCACCTCGGCCAGATAGTCCGAGACGTCGGAGATCACCACGGGCGTGTACACCAGGTTGGGCAACTCGTCCTCAAGTTGGAAGTACTCGATATTCGCCGGGCAGTCGGGCTCGGGCTCCAGGATCGTTTCGGCGACGACCGTTGCCGTCCTCAGCTCGTACACGGTGATGTGGAACGTCTGGCCGTACAGCGGGAGGGAGAGGACGGACGAATCCGGGAACACCCCGAATTCCTCGTACACACACAGATCGACCTCGGTTTCCCCTGGAACTCCCTCGACACATCCCAGAAGTTCGGCTTCGGTCGGCTCATCCGGAATCCAGTCGGAGAAGGGCTCACCGTCCTGAACGGTGAAGGAATTGCCGAGCGGGAGGTCCGTTCGCTCCTCGGACAGGTTGACCACCATCGTGTGCGGGCCGTCGCCGGAGTACTCCGCTCCTTCGTCGTACGCCTCGCCCTCCCGGTATCCGCAGAACCGCGCCAGGTTCTCGACCGTGGCTATCTCCTCGGAGAACAGGTCCTCGGACGGCGTGGGGCTGGGAGACGGCTCCGACGACTCCGCGCTCGGCTCCGGCTCCGGCTCCGGCTCATCGGAGCCGCCGGAGCAGCCGGCCAACAGGACAGTTGACGCACTCAGGGCGAGAATTGCGGGAACACATCTCAAGGCGGGCGAATCTCCTCACCGTACGGGGCCATTCGACCTGAAGCCGCTGGCCGGTCGTCAGGGCGGCGACCTTCCATATTCGCGTCTCCGCCCCAAAGCTTCAACCCACCCCCGTTGACATCTTTGCGTACGCACATCTACGGTAAGCGGCGAAGGGGTAACCCCCCACCGCTCCGTCCACCATCATGCACGCTGATACAGCGCCACCACGGCAGTCCCACGGCCTTCGAGACGGACGGGGCGCATATGCAACGATTGCGTATGCAATTTGACGCGCCGGTCGAACGAAATGGTCGCCCCGTTCCGTTCCACGGGATATCGACCAGATTCGACCACATCCGACAAGCCGTGAACGCGCGCGCCTGACGGCCTTTCACCCTTCGGCACCCACCCGCGCGGGACGCGGACGGGTCCCGAGGAACGGGGGGGCGGCCGGCGTCACGTGCACCGCATGTGACGCCGGCCGCGGCGATTCCGATGTGCCGGTCAACGCGCGGGAGCCGCCTACGGCAGGCCCAGCTCCGTCCGGCCGGGGAGCGCCGCACCGGATCGGGCGACGGTGAGCGTGGCGGCCACGGTGGCGTGGGCGGCGACCCTGGACAGCTCGGCGCGGGTCAGCCCGGGCAGCGAAGCGCGTGCCAGCGCGCCGATATGGGCCAACGCGTCCAGGGCACCGGTCATAAAGGCGTCACCCGCGCCCACCGTGTCCACGACCACCGTGCGTCCGGCGGGCACCGTGACCCGTTCCGTCGGGGTGCGCACAAGCGCGCCGCGCGCGCCCAGCGTGATCAGCACCAGGCCGACACCCAGCTCAAGCCAGCCGTCGGCGACCTCGTCGGGGGAACGTCCCGGATGGAGCCAGTCGAGGTCCTCGTCGCTGGCCTTGACGAGGTCGCAACGCACCGCGTTCCGCTCCACCAGCGCCGCCGACTCCGCCTGGCCGCCCAGGAGTTGGGGCCGGATATTGATGTCATAGCTGACCGTCGCCGTGGGCCGCAGCCGCTCGACGAGCGCGCGCACGCCGGCCGCGCCCGGCTCCATGGTGGCGGCGATGGAGCCGAAGTGCAGATGGTCGGGGGGCGGCCCGGGGACGGTGCCCCGCGGGGGCAGCGTCCAGGCGATGTCGAAGGCGTAGTCGGCCCGGCCCGCCTCGTCCAGGGAGACCACAGCCGACGGCGTGCGGACGGGCGCCCCGCCCGGCGCCGGCAGCGAGACGCCCGCCCCCGACAGCCGGGCCCTGACGGCCGCGCCCGACGGATCGTCCCCGGTCTGCGTGAGCAGCGTGGGCGCGTGACCCAACCTGGCAAGACCGTAGGCGACGTTGGCCGGGCTGCCGCCCGGACGCACCACGTCCGGCCGGCCCGGCGTGCGGACGATGTCCGCGACGCACTCGCCGACCACCAGGAACGCCGTTCCCCGGCCGGGTGGCGGCTCAGTCGAACTCACGGATCACCACTCCGCCGAAGGTCGCCGGTCCGCCCACCGTGAACAGCGCCAGGCCGGCGTCCTCGGGCGCGGGGAAGGCCAGGTGGGAGTGGACATGGCGGCCGTCGTCAAGGAAGAGCTCGACGGAGATCCGGTCCACCAGAATCCGCAGCGTGACCTCGCGGCGCCCCGGGTCGAACGGGGTGCGGCTCTCCTGCCAGCTGCCGCCGGTGTCGGGGTTGGGCACGCCGCCCCGGTTGAGGAAGGCGTAGTCCTCGTGCACCCCGACATCCACATGGCCACCGCCGTCGGCGGAGCGGCGCAGCTGGACACCAAGCGTGGTGAGCTGCTCCCACCGCACCTGCGTGCGCAGTTCGTAAGCCACACCGGTGTAGTCGAGGACGAGTTCACCGTCCACTGTCTGATCACCGAGGTCGATCGTCCGCGCCACCCGGCCGTCCAGCGTGTCCACCGGGCGGGAGAGCAGGACGAACTGCCCGTCCCCGTCCCGGCCGAGGGTGATCTCGCGGACGATGGAGTCCGTACCGTTGAAGCCGTCGCTCTGGAGCGTCGGGGTGTTGTGGGGGTAGTCCCAGTTGTTCATCCAGCCGATGGCGTAGCGGGTGGTCGGGTCCAGGGCGCCGGTGTCGAGATCGGTGTACTTCTCCCAGGTCACGGCGCCGTACCAGTCGAACCCATGGTCCAGCCAGCGAGGTTCGACGGCCTCGGGGGTGAAGGTCTCGCCGTCGAAGGAACCGATCCAGTAGGCATAGGTGTTGGGCAGCCCGGCCGCCTTGCCGTTGGCGCTGACGCCGAGCACCCAGCGCGCCTCGCCGTCGGCCGTCTCGATCACGAACAGGTCGGGGCACTCCAGCACGCCGATGCCGTCCCGGATGAAACCGCTCACATAGGTCCAGTCCCTCAGATCCGGCGAGACATAGAAGCCCACCTTGTTGTTCTCCGTGAGCAGCTGCACCCAACGTCCGTGTTCGGCGTCCCAGATCAGTTTCGGGTCACGGAAGTCCCGTACACCCGGGTTGGCCAGCACCGGATCGTCGCTGTGGGAGACGAAGCTCCGACCGCCGTCCGTCGAGTACCAGAGGTACTGCGCCTGGGTGTCGGCGCCCTCGACCGGCTCCATGGTGACCAGCGCGACCACCGCGCCGGCGCCGAAGCCGGCGGTGTCGTCCGGGTCGAGGACGGCACAGCCGGACCAGACGTCGCCGGCCGGGGTGGTGTCCTTGGGGATCGAGACCCCCTGGTCGACGAAGGTGACCAGATCGGTCGACGTGGCGCGGCGCCAGGCGGTGCCCTCGCCGTCCGCGCTGTAGTCCGCGTTGTAGAGGTAGTAGTAGTGAAATGTCCCGTCGATCAACAGCGGGCGCTGCGGGTCGTTCTTCCACTCGTCGGGGACGCTGTGGTGGTAGACCGGCCGATAGGTCACGGCGGCCGGGGTGGTGGCGCCGGACGGATCGTCGACGGGCGCCGGGGCGTCGGAGCTGCTGGCGCGGGCGGTCAGCACGGGCACCGCGCCGAGGGCGACGCCGCCCGCCGCCAGCCCGATGAAGGAGCGCCTGCCGGGACCGAACCGCCGTGCGGGGGTGTGCCCTTGAGGATCCATGGGGGACTCGTCCTCTCCGTGGGGATGGCCACCGCCGCGCTCGGAAGTGGCCCGATGGTCCAAGTCGATGTGCCCCAGACCGTATACCTAACCCGTTAAAGGTCAAGCCCCGTGGGCACTTTCGCTCCCTGACCACACCTGCGGGAAACTTCCGCGCGCCCACCTCTTGACACGACCGTCGCCGCGTTCCCATGATTTCCGGCACGACAGACCTAACAGGAGTTAGGTCGGTGCGCCCGCGCCCCGGGCACCCATGGCCACCCGTTGACCGCGTCCCCCTGCGGGCGCGTCCCTGGGCCTGCCATGGAGCCTCCCGGGCCGAGCCGCGAACAAAGGATGGTCCTCCATGAGCAGTACCGGCCGCCGAGATCGGATCGGCCCATCGCGGCGCGCGCTGCTGCGCTACGGCGCCTACGGCGCGACCGCCGCCGGCGTGGCCGCCAGCTGGGACCGGTTGACCGGCGCCGACATCCCGGGCCGGGGCGGCGACGCGCTCACCGTGGCGACGCTCGGCGCGTCCATCGACCCGGCGGCGCAACGGGTGTTGCGCGAGGGCTTCGAGCGGCT
This region includes:
- a CDS encoding ABC transporter transmembrane domain-containing protein — protein: MSEALPSLPPAPMTFGEVFRLALVRDRRVLLVLGGTVGLSGHQFGEALVPVAIGWAIESGIVAGDTGAFLRDLLLLALLFVGLTVSWRFGFTCLTRNSLYGAHAVRQRVVDRVLDPHGSAVRRAPGAATAIATSDTGRVARLAWSVSELVSVLVALTVSTVALLYISPALGLIVLIATPVSLVLMHLISRPLERRSGAEQAASATAYGLATEFVSGVRVIKGIGAEDEAAARYRTASRHSLEAAVRAIRSKAGFYGVSVVFSALLTSLIALVSGLRALDGEINVGQLVAVVGLAQFIQEPMARLGTFGLDVAQQRASARRVADLLATPPAVRTSAARAAGAELTAGTLAISARPQGRWPAVTARAGQRVGLVFDDQAEAVALVETLARRVPVDPGRITVEGRDLATLSPDEARVSLHVQGGTTRVLTDTLSDNVILDAPLNDEALRIAALDEVARLLPAGYAELLASGGGTLSGGQRQRILLARALHSSPPLLVLQDPTTALDAVTESHIAHGLRGIDDRAVLLVTTSPALLATCDTVAARLDGTWVTAEHAHLFHRSPTYRELVGA
- a CDS encoding helix-turn-helix domain-containing protein, with protein sequence MSLTSNAAHRAPPFRIATTHLRLDHPGVWAAHHHGCHELLWGTEGTLSVETDDGLFVAPATLGLWIPAGVVHAVRSSSHTGFYCTYLTAPAGAATALDPQLTLGTRAVDVSPLMREILLHLRDAPTGPSVRRAAEDLFLGLVAPVAAHDISLPMPSDERLVAICQRLLDDPADSRSLGDWGRAVGGSARNLSRLFVREAGMTFEQWRIQARIRVAIALLTAGTPVGSVARAVGYTTASSFVQSFRRVLGHTPGRYLRSTGAPRSGPALPAGPGTAGGQHHRPADNASNHRREPAAHSP
- a CDS encoding siderophore-interacting protein — translated: MPLTIHRAQVTAVRRLTPGMVRITLGGPDLAEYPTTGVGDEYVRLFFPADGEHEPELPTPTERGGWSWDEDQRPATMRTYTIRAVDAEARTVDIDFVVHDGGVAAAWALAATEGDVVGLTSPTGLYEAPAEARWQILIADAAGLPAAARIAETTRADLPTRAILEVIDPTHRQDITSRGKLDIDWIYAGNGHTPSRLDQIVRDLELPEGPGYLWFAGETGVMRAIRKNLRRERQLPNGTYTTVGYWTHRAEELRQRWEGLDEETRTRLYQMWDDDTRDIEEITDDYHAQLESLGL
- a CDS encoding carbohydrate kinase family protein, with protein sequence MSSTEPPPGRGTAFLVVGECVADIVRTPGRPDVVRPGGSPANVAYGLARLGHAPTLLTQTGDDPSGAAVRARLSGAGVSLPAPGGAPVRTPSAVVSLDEAGRADYAFDIAWTLPPRGTVPGPPPDHLHFGSIAATMEPGAAGVRALVERLRPTATVSYDINIRPQLLGGQAESAALVERNAVRCDLVKASDEDLDWLHPGRSPDEVADGWLELGVGLVLITLGARGALVRTPTERVTVPAGRTVVVDTVGAGDAFMTGALDALAHIGALARASLPGLTRAELSRVAAHATVAATLTVARSGAALPGRTELGLP
- a CDS encoding glycoside hydrolase family 32 protein is translated as MDPQGHTPARRFGPGRRSFIGLAAGGVALGAVPVLTARASSSDAPAPVDDPSGATTPAAVTYRPVYHHSVPDEWKNDPQRPLLIDGTFHYYYLYNADYSADGEGTAWRRATSTDLVTFVDQGVSIPKDTTPAGDVWSGCAVLDPDDTAGFGAGAVVALVTMEPVEGADTQAQYLWYSTDGGRSFVSHSDDPVLANPGVRDFRDPKLIWDAEHGRWVQLLTENNKVGFYVSPDLRDWTYVSGFIRDGIGVLECPDLFVIETADGEARWVLGVSANGKAAGLPNTYAYWIGSFDGETFTPEAVEPRWLDHGFDWYGAVTWEKYTDLDTGALDPTTRYAIGWMNNWDYPHNTPTLQSDGFNGTDSIVREITLGRDGDGQFVLLSRPVDTLDGRVARTIDLGDQTVDGELVLDYTGVAYELRTQVRWEQLTTLGVQLRRSADGGGHVDVGVHEDYAFLNRGGVPNPDTGGSWQESRTPFDPGRREVTLRILVDRISVELFLDDGRHVHSHLAFPAPEDAGLALFTVGGPATFGGVVIREFD